One Microbacter margulisiae genomic window carries:
- a CDS encoding Maf-like protein, which yields MLSHLSDYRIILASQSPRRQELLRGLDIPFAVRVLPDVDESFPLELRAGNIPLYLAKKKSEAYHSIMLEDVILITADTIVWLDDHVLGKPADQSEAVKMLKKLSGKIHHVYTGVCVRSLNKQVDFVADSKVHFSKLTEEEIQYYVERYHPLDKAGSYGVQEWIGYIGVKSIEGSFYNVMGLPIHQLYEILKMW from the coding sequence ATGCTTTCTCATTTATCTGATTATAGAATCATCCTGGCATCCCAATCTCCGCGTCGTCAAGAGCTTTTGCGGGGGCTTGATATCCCTTTTGCGGTGCGAGTATTGCCTGACGTTGACGAAAGTTTTCCTCTTGAACTTAGAGCCGGCAATATTCCATTGTACTTAGCCAAGAAGAAATCTGAAGCTTATCATTCCATCATGCTTGAAGATGTAATTTTGATAACCGCTGATACTATTGTTTGGCTGGATGATCATGTATTGGGAAAACCTGCAGACCAATCTGAAGCTGTGAAGATGTTGAAAAAGTTGTCTGGAAAGATTCATCATGTCTATACGGGAGTTTGTGTTCGTTCTTTAAATAAACAGGTTGATTTTGTAGCTGACAGTAAAGTGCATTTTTCCAAACTAACAGAAGAGGAAATTCAATATTATGTTGAAAGGTATCATCCGCTGGACAAAGCTGGTTCGTATGGTGTACAGGAATGGATTGGCTATATCGGAGTCAAATCGATAGAAGGATCGTTTTATAATGTGATGGGATTGCCCATCCATCAACTGTATGAGATTCTTAAAATGTGGTAG
- a CDS encoding geranylgeranylglycerol-phosphate geranylgeranyltransferase has product MKRLGDIMAYARLTRPINLLIIAFLQWTLHAWVIIPLLTPYHIAPATSEGAFWSLFFSLIFVAAGGYVINAYFDTRIDTINKPDRVIVGVSVPKRAAMIFYVVLTIIGACLGFFSAFQGRSSVLAILLFVVVGLLWFYSSSYKRQFMIGNIIVAFVVASGLLAIGILEVSSLSLRYGDLIGLTPIPSKIFAWTGGFALFAFLITWIREIVKDMEDEQGDRELECRTMPVIWGIKHTKIFVYSLMAAVLMLLYYFVNLIHFPQDTITLHYYFIAIVAPFVFTFYQLLKASDSKGFHKAATTLKLVMLAGILYSIVFYFLQATTYQFPFFGLMILPAM; this is encoded by the coding sequence ATGAAGCGTCTTGGTGATATAATGGCTTATGCACGATTAACCAGGCCTATTAATCTTTTGATTATAGCATTTTTACAATGGACTTTGCATGCTTGGGTGATTATTCCGTTACTAACTCCATATCATATTGCTCCGGCAACATCAGAAGGTGCGTTCTGGTCATTATTTTTTAGTTTGATTTTTGTTGCGGCTGGTGGATACGTGATCAATGCTTATTTTGATACACGTATTGATACCATTAATAAGCCTGATCGGGTGATTGTAGGTGTGTCTGTTCCTAAACGCGCTGCTATGATATTTTATGTTGTACTTACAATCATTGGAGCCTGCTTGGGTTTTTTTTCTGCCTTTCAGGGACGTTCTTCTGTTTTAGCTATACTTCTGTTTGTTGTAGTTGGCCTACTTTGGTTTTATTCTTCCAGTTATAAACGGCAATTTATGATTGGGAATATCATTGTGGCCTTTGTTGTGGCCAGTGGTCTTCTGGCTATCGGGATATTGGAAGTCTCATCTTTATCGTTACGTTACGGTGATTTAATTGGGTTAACTCCGATTCCTTCGAAAATATTTGCATGGACAGGAGGTTTCGCATTATTTGCTTTTTTAATCACTTGGATACGTGAAATTGTCAAAGACATGGAAGACGAGCAAGGTGACCGTGAACTGGAATGTCGGACGATGCCTGTTATATGGGGAATAAAGCACACTAAAATATTTGTGTATAGCTTAATGGCTGCTGTCTTGATGTTGTTGTATTATTTTGTAAATCTGATTCATTTCCCTCAAGATACTATCACGTTACATTACTATTTCATTGCAATTGTAGCACCTTTTGTTTTTACATTTTATCAATTGTTGAAAGCCAGCGATTCAAAAGGATTTCATAAGGCAGCCACTACTTTGAAACTTGTGATGTTGGCTGGCATTTTGTATAGCATTGTCTTCTATTTTTTGCAAGCGACCACGTATCAGTTTCCTTTTTTCGGACTGATGATTCTGCCTGCTATGTAA
- a CDS encoding DUF4834 family protein — MSFIFFLLLLFLFFALFVLTSVLRFFGSIFGIGRKRHEGQVNQDENSGKSTRKVFSKDEGEYVDFEEIDDDENNRKV; from the coding sequence ATGAGTTTTATTTTTTTTCTGCTACTGCTTTTTCTGTTTTTTGCTCTTTTTGTATTGACTTCTGTTTTACGTTTTTTCGGATCTATCTTTGGGATCGGACGAAAGCGACACGAAGGTCAAGTAAATCAGGATGAGAACTCAGGTAAATCTACCCGAAAAGTCTTTTCGAAAGATGAGGGAGAATATGTTGATTTTGAGGAAATTGACGATGATGAAAATAACCGGAAAGTATGA
- the obgE gene encoding GTPase ObgE gives MAESNFVDYVKIFCRSGKGGAGSMHFHREKYIPKGGPDGGDGGRGGHVILRANKNYWTLIHLKYARHIFAGDGGSGSKSRSFGKDGEDQIIEVPCGTVAHDAETGEFICDVSEDGQEIILIRGGRGGLGNWHFKTATNQTPRYAQPGEPRIERSVILELKVLADVGLVGLPNAGKSTLLAAITAAKPEIANYPFTTLVPNLGIVAYRDNRSFVMADIPGIIEGAHEGRGLGLRFLRHIERNAILLFMIAADSKDIAKEYEVLLDELRAYNPELLDKQRILAITKSDLLDEELMTEMESELPDVKYLFISSVTGFGLSKLKDILWEELNDESNRVMTLSHHLPSNVILPQHNAGLEEEMGDDSEVEYDWDE, from the coding sequence ATGGCAGAATCAAATTTTGTGGATTACGTCAAAATTTTTTGTCGCTCAGGCAAAGGGGGCGCTGGGTCCATGCACTTTCACCGTGAAAAATATATTCCTAAAGGAGGACCTGATGGCGGTGATGGTGGACGTGGTGGACATGTGATTTTGCGTGCGAACAAGAATTATTGGACATTAATTCATTTGAAATATGCCCGTCATATCTTTGCGGGTGATGGGGGAAGCGGAAGTAAAAGCCGAAGCTTTGGTAAAGATGGAGAAGATCAGATTATTGAAGTTCCGTGTGGCACCGTTGCCCATGATGCCGAAACGGGCGAATTTATTTGTGATGTATCTGAGGATGGTCAAGAAATTATATTAATACGTGGAGGGAGAGGAGGCCTTGGTAATTGGCACTTTAAAACTGCAACGAATCAAACTCCCCGATATGCTCAACCGGGCGAACCACGTATAGAAAGATCTGTTATTCTGGAGTTAAAGGTTCTGGCTGATGTGGGATTGGTTGGCCTCCCGAACGCCGGAAAATCTACATTGTTGGCGGCTATCACAGCTGCGAAGCCTGAAATTGCTAATTATCCTTTTACTACCTTAGTCCCCAATCTTGGAATAGTGGCATATCGCGATAACAGATCATTTGTCATGGCAGATATTCCAGGGATTATTGAAGGGGCTCATGAAGGCCGTGGATTGGGTTTGCGGTTTTTACGACATATTGAACGGAACGCCATTTTGTTGTTTATGATTGCTGCTGATTCCAAAGATATTGCCAAAGAATATGAGGTTTTATTGGATGAATTAAGAGCATATAACCCTGAGTTGCTTGATAAGCAACGTATTTTGGCAATTACCAAATCGGATTTGCTGGATGAGGAGTTAATGACCGAAATGGAATCTGAGTTGCCTGATGTGAAATATTTATTTATTTCATCTGTCACGGGCTTTGGTCTCTCAAAATTGAAAGATATATTGTGGGAAGAGTTAAACGATGAATCCAACAGAGTAATGACCTTAAGCCATCATTTGCCTTCTAATGTCATTTTGCCACAACATAATGCTGGTTTGGAAGAAGAAATGGGGGATGATTCTGAAGTTGAATATGATTGGGATGAATGA
- the hisD gene encoding histidinol dehydrogenase: MQVIKNPAVETWDSILKRPVMDTTRLFATVQPILDAVRDRGDEALLEYEQQFDHVTLDALQVTEAEITEATTKIPHQLKEAISQAKRNIQKFHEAQEDELPYMEVIPQVRCWQKRIPIQKVGLYIPGGTAPLFSTVLMLAVPAQIAGCEEIVLCTPPDKEGKVYDAVLYTAHLCGVTKIFKIGGAQAIAAMAFGTNSVPKVNKIFGPGNQYVNAAKQLVGLNEVAIDMPAGPSEVAILADSMARPKYIAADLLSQAEHGVDSQSVLFTVDEELIDQVLVELEVQLDLLPRKDLAQQALKHSKIIYIPKIEDAIRMINEYAPEHLIIMTKNYTVVAERIVNAGSVFLGDFSPESAGDYASGTNHTLPTNGFAKAYSGITLDSFTKKISFQELSRDGLMMLSNAIEIMAENEQLTAHKNAVEIRLERIYREDEDDLSWRH, translated from the coding sequence ATTCAAGTTATCAAAAATCCTGCTGTTGAAACTTGGGACTCGATTTTGAAACGTCCTGTCATGGATACAACGCGACTGTTTGCTACAGTGCAGCCTATTTTGGATGCTGTACGTGACAGAGGCGACGAAGCTCTTTTGGAATATGAGCAGCAGTTTGACCATGTTACGCTGGATGCGTTACAGGTAACAGAAGCAGAAATTACAGAGGCTACTACGAAAATTCCACATCAATTGAAAGAGGCTATTTCGCAAGCTAAGCGGAATATACAGAAGTTTCATGAAGCACAAGAAGATGAATTACCTTATATGGAGGTTATTCCGCAAGTTCGTTGTTGGCAAAAACGAATTCCTATTCAAAAAGTAGGATTATACATACCTGGAGGAACTGCTCCGCTTTTTTCGACTGTTTTGATGCTGGCCGTGCCCGCACAAATTGCCGGATGTGAAGAAATTGTTTTGTGTACACCTCCTGATAAAGAAGGAAAAGTATATGATGCAGTTCTTTACACAGCTCATTTGTGTGGTGTAACCAAGATTTTCAAAATAGGTGGTGCACAGGCTATTGCGGCTATGGCTTTTGGAACAAATAGTGTTCCAAAGGTTAATAAAATTTTTGGGCCTGGTAATCAATATGTAAATGCGGCGAAACAATTGGTAGGCTTAAATGAAGTTGCCATTGATATGCCGGCCGGTCCATCAGAAGTAGCCATATTGGCGGATAGCATGGCTCGACCAAAGTATATTGCTGCTGATCTTTTATCTCAGGCTGAACATGGAGTGGACAGCCAGTCTGTTTTGTTTACTGTTGATGAAGAACTGATTGATCAGGTGTTGGTGGAGTTGGAAGTCCAATTGGACCTTTTGCCGCGTAAGGATCTGGCTCAGCAAGCCTTAAAGCATAGTAAAATTATTTATATTCCGAAAATAGAAGATGCTATTCGGATGATTAATGAATATGCACCTGAGCATCTGATTATTATGACGAAAAATTATACTGTTGTGGCTGAACGCATTGTTAATGCCGGGTCTGTCTTTCTTGGTGATTTTAGCCCTGAAAGCGCAGGTGATTATGCTTCAGGGACAAATCATACTTTGCCGACAAATGGTTTTGCAAAGGCTTACAGTGGGATTACGCTCGATAGTTTTACCAAAAAGATTTCTTTTCAGGAATTGTCGCGTGATGGGCTGATGATGCTGAGTAATGCTATTGAGATTATGGCTGAAAACGAACAACTGACTGCTCACAAAAACGCAGTAGAGATTCGTTTGGAACGCATATATCGTGAAGATGAGGATGATTTATCGTGGCGTCACTAA
- the hisG gene encoding ATP phosphoribosyltransferase produces MLRIAVQSKGRLYEDTMFLFSEIGIKLGSAKRTLLIPASNFPIEVLFLRDDDIPQSVADGIADVGIVGENEFVERAVEANIEKRLGFSKCRLSLAIPKEEEYTGLQWFEGKKIATSYSHILNTFFAQKGIHAHTHLITGSVEIAPSIGLSDAIFDIVSSGSTLVSNHLKEVEVIMKSEAVLIGTPGLSADKQIILDELMFRIDAVQTAEGKKYILLNAPNEQLDNIIAVLPGMKSPTIMPLAKEGWSSIHSVLDEKQFWEIIGKLKALGAEAILVIPIEKMIL; encoded by the coding sequence ATGTTACGAATTGCAGTTCAATCCAAAGGTCGTTTATATGAAGATACCATGTTTTTGTTTTCTGAAATTGGTATTAAACTGGGCAGTGCCAAGCGTACATTATTAATACCAGCCTCCAATTTTCCGATTGAAGTTTTGTTTCTTCGTGATGATGATATTCCTCAGTCTGTTGCCGATGGAATTGCTGATGTTGGGATTGTAGGTGAAAATGAATTTGTGGAACGTGCCGTTGAGGCTAATATCGAAAAACGGCTGGGCTTTAGCAAATGTCGTCTTTCGCTCGCTATCCCGAAAGAGGAAGAATATACGGGATTGCAATGGTTTGAAGGGAAAAAAATTGCTACATCCTATTCGCATATTTTGAATACTTTCTTTGCTCAAAAGGGTATTCACGCTCATACTCACCTTATTACCGGTTCTGTTGAAATTGCCCCAAGCATTGGCCTTTCTGATGCGATTTTTGATATTGTAAGTTCAGGTAGTACTCTGGTTAGCAATCATCTGAAAGAAGTTGAAGTGATTATGAAATCCGAAGCTGTTTTGATTGGAACGCCAGGATTATCTGCAGATAAACAGATAATTCTGGATGAATTGATGTTTCGTATTGATGCCGTCCAAACTGCTGAAGGTAAGAAATATATATTGCTTAATGCTCCTAATGAACAGTTAGACAATATTATTGCTGTATTACCCGGAATGAAAAGTCCTACTATTATGCCTTTGGCTAAAGAAGGTTGGAGCTCAATTCATTCTGTATTGGATGAAAAACAGTTTTGGGAAATCATAGGAAAGTTGAAAGCACTTGGAGCTGAGGCTATTCTTGTAATTCCGATTGAGAAAATGATTCTTTAG
- a CDS encoding helix-hairpin-helix domain-containing protein gives MIINRIVSIVWWAWCFFMFDVLVVQAQNKDNETAEIIARIYEDMSANSEADIDFSTLEEDLNYFAQNPVNLNNTTKEELQKLQFLSDQQIENLLYYLYRNKPINSLYELQLVDGFDEFTIRNLLPFVYVGKMTPLKSKLPSLATIFSEGKHEFLWRTDRTLEQKEGYTSTDNDSLALATNKKYVGDPYYCSLRYIFRYRDRIDMGLIAEKDAGEQFWGSYHKGFDYYSAYLQLNDIGILKSLVIGNFRANFGQGLVIHPELTYSKANDVVNVLPQNAGIRKCSSTDEYNYMRGIGVTLKKGISTFSLFYSYRFLDGDSTGNAITTIKTDGLHQTMSDLARKGTIGWQVIGGNMSWRFRNLHVGATLTDMRLSIPLHPTIRLDNRFDFSGTHQLAGGVNYQFRLHPFNFFGETAMTDQYAVATINGCSFSPISIFQIVALYRHYSPRYSVLLSNGFAEGSSIQNEDGYYFGVKANPIKHWQFSFAADTYSFPWLKYSVGRPSNGYDLLLTAHYVSSHALEMFWKIRYKQKEKNFNTATTTYFTGEYSTTNGYYSLAYKLDNHFALKNIIAVNHGIDAITKSHTGYLLAQDFSYTPSRVPLAINMRYEFFDSPAYDTRFYVYEKDLLYVFAIPMLYGKGSRYFLNMRYTMNQHLTFWFKIAQTIYEEVNTVGTGLETIHHNHKTDARAMLRWKF, from the coding sequence ATGATTATAAATCGCATAGTATCAATTGTGTGGTGGGCATGGTGCTTTTTTATGTTTGATGTCCTTGTTGTTCAAGCACAAAATAAAGATAACGAAACTGCAGAAATCATTGCTCGGATTTATGAAGATATGTCTGCAAATAGTGAAGCTGATATTGATTTTTCCACGCTGGAAGAAGACTTAAATTATTTTGCCCAGAACCCTGTCAATTTGAATAACACAACAAAGGAAGAGCTGCAGAAGTTACAATTTCTTTCTGATCAGCAAATTGAAAACCTTTTGTATTATCTCTACCGCAACAAGCCTATAAATTCGTTGTATGAACTCCAATTGGTAGATGGCTTTGATGAGTTTACTATCCGAAATTTGTTGCCTTTCGTCTATGTTGGCAAAATGACGCCTCTAAAGTCGAAATTGCCATCCCTGGCAACTATTTTCAGTGAGGGTAAACATGAATTTTTGTGGAGGACTGATCGTACACTGGAGCAAAAAGAAGGTTATACTTCTACTGATAACGATTCCTTAGCGTTGGCTACGAATAAAAAGTATGTTGGAGATCCTTATTATTGCTCGTTGCGATATATATTCCGTTATCGCGACAGAATTGATATGGGACTTATAGCAGAGAAGGATGCCGGAGAACAGTTCTGGGGATCTTACCATAAAGGCTTTGATTATTATTCGGCTTATTTACAATTGAATGATATTGGTATTCTAAAATCTTTGGTTATTGGAAACTTTCGGGCTAATTTTGGACAAGGCCTTGTGATACATCCTGAATTGACATATAGCAAAGCCAACGATGTTGTTAATGTTTTACCTCAGAATGCGGGTATCCGAAAATGCTCTTCTACAGATGAATATAACTACATGAGAGGTATTGGAGTTACGTTGAAAAAAGGAATTTCAACGTTTTCTTTATTTTATTCATATCGGTTTCTTGACGGAGATTCCACTGGTAATGCGATTACAACCATAAAAACAGATGGATTGCACCAAACAATGAGTGATTTAGCACGGAAAGGAACTATAGGTTGGCAAGTAATAGGGGGCAATATGAGTTGGCGATTCCGAAATCTTCATGTTGGAGCGACATTGACGGATATGCGTTTATCTATTCCTTTACATCCAACTATACGACTTGATAATCGATTTGATTTTTCTGGAACTCATCAATTAGCCGGAGGTGTGAATTATCAGTTTCGGTTGCATCCTTTTAATTTTTTTGGAGAGACAGCTATGACAGATCAATATGCTGTGGCAACGATCAATGGTTGCTCCTTTTCTCCCATTTCAATCTTTCAGATAGTGGCACTTTATCGCCATTATTCTCCCCGTTACTCTGTGCTTTTGTCTAATGGTTTTGCCGAAGGTTCATCCATTCAGAATGAAGATGGGTATTACTTTGGAGTTAAAGCCAATCCTATTAAACACTGGCAATTCTCTTTTGCAGCAGATACTTATTCATTCCCGTGGCTGAAATATTCGGTGGGCAGACCTTCAAACGGTTATGATCTCTTACTGACAGCTCATTATGTTTCTTCCCATGCCCTAGAAATGTTTTGGAAAATAAGGTATAAACAAAAAGAAAAAAATTTTAATACAGCAACCACTACTTATTTTACCGGAGAATACAGTACAACAAATGGATATTATTCTTTGGCTTATAAGTTGGACAATCATTTTGCATTGAAAAATATTATTGCTGTAAATCATGGGATTGACGCTATTACTAAGTCACACACCGGATATTTGCTCGCTCAGGATTTTTCATACACACCATCGCGAGTTCCTTTGGCCATTAATATGCGCTATGAATTTTTTGATTCTCCTGCCTACGATACGAGATTTTATGTTTATGAAAAAGATTTGCTCTATGTCTTTGCCATTCCGATGTTGTATGGGAAAGGAAGCCGGTATTTTCTGAATATGCGTTACACAATGAATCAACACTTGACTTTCTGGTTCAAAATTGCGCAAACAATTTATGAGGAGGTTAACACAGTAGGAACAGGACTTGAAACTATTCATCATAATCATAAAACAGATGCCAGAGCTATGTTGCGTTGGAAATTTTAG
- a CDS encoding tetratricopeptide repeat protein — protein MKRIQFLLIFFLAAMMISAQETSLQKANALYAEGQYTAAAEQYEMIAQIQGESPQLYYNLGNAYYRNGNLGKAILNYNRALLLDPNYGDAEFNLRIAQQKVIDNVDVTSEFFLVQWMADFGDLLSSNQWAIMSIITFVLMLSMGLFYLFSTYRQRKKFSFNIAIFMFFITIVSFGFAEKQSHKVMDSTAGIIMEPAITAKDSPSLNSKDMFVLHEGTKVTIDNQISGWTEIALPDGNEGFIPSTSIEKI, from the coding sequence ATGAAACGAATTCAATTTCTTTTGATATTTTTTTTAGCAGCAATGATGATTTCTGCTCAGGAAACTTCCTTGCAAAAAGCTAATGCATTATATGCAGAAGGGCAGTATACCGCTGCTGCTGAGCAATATGAAATGATTGCCCAAATTCAGGGAGAATCTCCTCAACTGTATTACAATTTGGGTAATGCATATTATCGTAATGGTAATTTGGGAAAAGCAATTTTGAATTATAATAGAGCTTTGCTTTTAGACCCGAACTATGGTGACGCGGAATTTAATTTGAGGATTGCACAACAAAAAGTCATTGATAATGTAGATGTGACATCCGAATTTTTCTTAGTGCAATGGATGGCTGATTTTGGTGATTTATTATCATCAAATCAATGGGCAATAATGAGTATTATTACTTTTGTCCTTATGTTGTCAATGGGTTTGTTTTATCTTTTTTCGACGTATCGTCAACGTAAAAAATTTAGCTTCAATATCGCTATCTTTATGTTTTTTATCACTATTGTAAGTTTTGGTTTTGCTGAAAAGCAAAGTCATAAAGTGATGGATAGTACTGCAGGGATTATCATGGAGCCTGCTATTACAGCTAAGGATTCTCCATCACTTAACTCGAAGGATATGTTTGTGCTTCATGAAGGGACAAAGGTGACAATTGATAATCAAATTTCAGGATGGACTGAGATCGCTCTTCCTGATGGGAATGAAGGTTTCATTCCTTCAACCAGTATAGAAAAAATATAA
- a CDS encoding BatD family protein produces MRKVGLIAIAIFMTISGGYLHAGNIVFQAKAPSSVVMGSAFQLVYSINTLADPNELRTPPISGFDVVAGPFTTRSEQSINGVYSSSMTFTLMLMPKKVGTYSIGPGSITVNKQRYMSNGLSIRVLPPDKNAPRQSGGGGFSSEGGTSFQSASNQDVFMRAIVSKTKVYEQEAFLVTYKLYSIPDIVGFEDVKFPDFKNFVMQQIDLSNDRQTQLEHYNGRNYTTAVIYQVLLFPQRSGVITIDPASCTAIIRLRNHARVRSIFDDFFDTYQDVKKVLVAPSIRIDVAPLPSQGKPATFSGAVGNFQLSSNLSKTIVKTNDAVTLEVTVSGTGNLKLINNLPVTFPQSFDTYEPKVDNNYRTTSTGITGTKTIDYLAIPRQAGDYTIAPVSFSYFDVATHSYKTLSTPAYKIHVDQGPVSNNSVVNNMTQKENVKLLNQDIRYIDTNNFRISRRQSFLIQSNLFLLAYLIVLLVVIGLFFIFRKQARDNANIALTRTKKANKMALRRMKLASIYLKQNNKEQFYEEVLKAIWGYMSDKLNIPTADLTKQAMETGLLNRKIDVTLIQRLMELLHTCEFAQYAPSQSVQAMDKIFDEAVAVIEALEGSIK; encoded by the coding sequence ATGAGAAAAGTCGGATTAATTGCAATTGCCATATTCATGACTATCAGTGGAGGTTATCTTCATGCTGGTAACATTGTTTTTCAGGCAAAAGCACCGTCATCGGTTGTGATGGGGTCAGCATTTCAATTGGTCTATTCGATTAATACATTGGCAGATCCCAACGAATTGCGGACACCGCCTATTTCAGGTTTTGATGTTGTTGCCGGTCCTTTTACAACGCGTTCCGAACAAAGCATAAATGGAGTTTATAGTAGCTCGATGACCTTCACTTTGATGCTGATGCCCAAGAAAGTCGGTACATATTCCATTGGTCCGGGATCAATTACTGTAAATAAACAACGGTATATGTCTAATGGATTATCTATTAGAGTTCTACCGCCAGATAAAAATGCTCCACGGCAATCAGGTGGAGGTGGATTCAGTTCTGAAGGAGGAACTTCGTTTCAATCAGCTTCAAATCAGGATGTTTTCATGAGGGCTATTGTCTCCAAAACAAAGGTGTATGAGCAAGAAGCGTTTCTTGTAACATATAAACTTTATTCTATTCCTGATATTGTTGGATTTGAAGATGTCAAATTCCCTGATTTTAAGAATTTTGTAATGCAACAAATTGATTTGTCAAATGATCGTCAAACGCAATTGGAGCATTACAATGGTAGGAATTATACAACTGCTGTGATTTATCAGGTTTTATTATTCCCGCAACGTTCCGGAGTCATTACAATTGATCCTGCTTCATGTACTGCAATTATTCGATTACGTAATCATGCCAGAGTCAGAAGTATTTTTGATGACTTTTTTGATACTTATCAGGATGTCAAGAAAGTCTTGGTAGCTCCCTCAATTCGTATTGATGTAGCTCCTCTGCCGTCTCAAGGCAAGCCTGCTACTTTCTCTGGGGCTGTAGGTAATTTCCAACTTAGTTCAAATTTGTCCAAAACTATTGTAAAGACTAATGATGCAGTAACTCTAGAGGTTACAGTTTCAGGTACCGGAAATTTGAAGCTGATTAATAATTTACCTGTGACCTTCCCACAAAGTTTTGATACTTACGAACCTAAAGTTGACAATAATTATCGCACAACTTCTACCGGAATTACAGGAACAAAAACAATTGACTATTTGGCAATTCCTCGTCAGGCGGGTGATTATACTATTGCTCCGGTCTCATTTTCTTATTTTGATGTAGCAACACATAGTTACAAAACACTTTCAACACCTGCTTATAAAATTCACGTAGATCAGGGACCGGTAAGCAACAATTCGGTTGTGAATAATATGACGCAGAAGGAGAATGTGAAATTATTGAATCAGGATATCCGTTATATTGATACCAATAACTTTAGAATTTCCAGACGGCAATCATTTCTGATACAGTCTAATCTCTTTCTATTAGCCTATTTAATAGTTTTGTTAGTGGTTATTGGATTGTTCTTTATTTTCAGAAAGCAAGCACGTGATAATGCAAATATTGCCTTGACCAGAACAAAAAAGGCGAATAAAATGGCTCTAAGACGTATGAAATTGGCATCGATTTATTTGAAGCAAAACAATAAAGAACAATTTTACGAGGAAGTGCTTAAGGCTATTTGGGGATATATGAGTGATAAACTCAACATTCCGACGGCTGACTTGACTAAGCAAGCCATGGAAACCGGATTGTTAAACCGTAAGATTGATGTTACACTAATTCAACGCTTAATGGAATTGTTACATACTTGTGAATTTGCACAATATGCACCTTCGCAAAGTGTGCAAGCCATGGATAAGATATTCGATGAGGCGGTTGCAGTTATTGAAGCACTTGAAGGAAGTATTAAATAA
- a CDS encoding tetratricopeptide repeat protein, with protein MKVFFVLLGGLLIYVPALAQKGNNEIRKGAKLYDTQNYSGAAKFFQNALNKNSKSFDAVYDLGNALYRQKNYKAAMSAYQKALPLTKNKIHLAHAFHNIGNIMMDQKQYENALKAYRSALLANPNDNETRFNYAYAAEMLKHQQNKNNNNGKNNQKNQQNKQNQNQQKNKNNTNGKNNSNNQNQNNNNNQQQPQGGGMSKQNADQILNSIQQEENQVQNQINQQRVQMHSPNPAKDW; from the coding sequence ATGAAAGTCTTCTTTGTTTTGTTGGGTGGACTACTAATATATGTACCGGCATTGGCACAAAAAGGAAATAATGAGATTCGAAAAGGTGCCAAATTGTATGACACACAAAACTACAGTGGTGCTGCCAAGTTTTTTCAGAATGCGCTTAACAAGAATTCAAAGTCATTTGATGCTGTCTATGATTTAGGCAATGCGTTGTATCGTCAAAAAAATTATAAGGCCGCTATGTCTGCTTATCAGAAAGCCTTACCCTTGACAAAGAATAAAATACATCTTGCACATGCATTTCATAATATAGGAAATATAATGATGGATCAGAAGCAATATGAAAACGCATTAAAGGCTTATCGTTCCGCTTTATTGGCAAATCCAAACGATAATGAAACGCGCTTTAATTATGCATATGCAGCTGAGATGCTTAAGCATCAGCAAAATAAAAATAATAATAATGGAAAAAATAATCAGAAAAACCAGCAGAATAAGCAGAATCAAAATCAACAGAAGAATAAGAATAATACCAACGGAAAAAATAACTCGAATAATCAGAATCAGAACAATAACAACAATCAACAACAGCCCCAGGGTGGAGGCATGTCCAAGCAGAATGCCGATCAGATTTTAAATTCTATTCAACAAGAAGAAAATCAGGTTCAAAATCAAATCAATCAGCAACGGGTTCAAATGCATTCACCCAATCCGGCTAAAGATTGGTAA